Proteins encoded together in one Corvus hawaiiensis isolate bCorHaw1 chromosome 15, bCorHaw1.pri.cur, whole genome shotgun sequence window:
- the PHYKPL gene encoding 5-phosphohydroxy-L-lysine phospho-lyase isoform X1: MTVPANRRNVFYQRNELNSLRFILLSDACHSSSCKLFFSNDPLKIVKAKGQYMYDENGRQYLDCINNVAHVGHCHPDIVKAAHEQNQLLNTNSRYLHDNLVDYAERLSKTLPEKLCTFYFLNSGSEANDLALRLARQYTKHEDVIVLDHAYHGHLTSLIDISPYKFRNLEGQKEWVHVAPVPDTYRGLYREDHEDSVTAYADEVKNIIEHAHKRGRKIAAFFAESLPSVGGQIIPPAGYFQKVAEHVHKAGGVFIADEIQVGFGRVGKHFWAFQLQGEDFIPDIVTMGKPIGNGHPLACVATTKEIAEAFSATGVEYFNTFGGNPVSCAIGLAVLDVIEKEHLQAHATEVGNFLMKTLKEQQIKHPILGDVRGCGLFIGVDLIKDQAERTPATAEAEDLITRLKEKYILLSTDGPGRNVLKFKPPMCFNMEDAKFVVETIDKILTDMEKECLNQEKTSVCST, encoded by the exons ATGACTGTGCCAGCAAACAGGAGAAATGTCTTTTACCAGCGGAATGAACTAAACTCAttaagatttattttgctttctgatgCTTGTCATAGCTCTTCTTGCAAGctgtttttttctaatgatCCACTGAAGATCGTGAAGGCAAAAGGCCAGTATATGTATGATGAGAATGGGAGACAGTACCTTGACTGTATAAACAATGTCGCTCATG TTGGGCACTGTCACCCTGATATAGTAAAGGCAGCCCATGAACAGAATCAATTGTTAAATACAAATTCTCGTTACCTTCATGACAACTTGGTTGATTATGCAGAAAGACTTTCAAAAACACTACCTGAGAAATTATGCACCTTCTATTTTTTGAATTCTGG ATCTGAAGCCAACGACCTTGCCCTGAGATTGGCACGGCAGTACACAAAACATGAGGATGTTATCGTTTTAGACCA TGCTTACCATGGACATCTGACATCTTTGATTGACATAAGCCCATATAAATTCAGAAATCTAGAAGGACAAAAGGAATGGGTTCATGTG GCTCCTGTTCCAGACACATACAGAGGACTTTATAGAGAAGACCATGAAGATTCAGTAACAGCCTATGCTGatgaagtaaaaaatattattgagCATGCACATAAGAGAGGCAGAAAG ATTGCTGCATTTTTTGCTGAATCTCTACCAAGTGTGGGTGGTCAAATCATTCCCCCAGCAGGCTATTTTCAGAAGGTTGCAGA GCATGTGCACAAGGCAGGAGGTGTATTTATTGCTGATGAAATTCAAGTTGGCTTTGGCAGAGTTGGCAAGCACTTCTGGGCATTCCAGCTTCAGGGAGAAGATTTTATACCTGATATTGTCACTATGGGGAAACCAATAGGAAATGGGCACCCGCTTGCTTGTGtagcaacaacaaaagaaattgCAGAAGCATTTTCAGCCACTGGAGTAGAGTATTTTAATACA TTTGGTGGAAACCCTGTTTCATGTGCCATTGGATTAGCTGTGTTAGATGTGATTGAGAAAGAACACCTTCAGGCTCATGCCACAGAGGTAGGCAACTTCTTGATGAAGACACTCAAGGAGCAGCAAATCAAGCATCCCATCCTTGGTGATGTCAG agGTTGTGGCTTATTCATTGGAGTGGACTTAATCAAAGACCAAGCAGAAAGGACTCCAGccacagcagaagcagaggatTTAATAACAAG ActtaaggaaaaatatattctacTGAGTACAGATGGGCCAGGAAGAAATGTGCTGAAATTCAAGCCCCCGATGTGCTTCAATATGGAGGATGCAAAATTTGTTGTGGAGACAATTGACAAAATACTAACAG ATATGGAAAAAGAATGTCTGAACCAAGAGAAAACATCCGTTTGTTCTACCTGA
- the HNRNPAB gene encoding heterogeneous nuclear ribonucleoprotein A/B isoform X1 — protein MSEAEQQLAAGATQNGHEAAESAGEQQAETGGAPAAAAGAAGAAGAAAAAGAGPAAGTAGTAASQNGAEGDQINASKNEEDAGKMFVGGLSWDTSKKDLKDYFTKFGEVTDCTIKMDPNTGRSRGFGFILFKEPGSVEKVLEQKEHRLDGRLIDPKKAMAMKKDPVKKIFVGGLNPEATEEKIREYFGEFGEIEAIELPMDPKTNKRRGFVFITFKEEDPVKKVLEKKFHNVSGSKCEIKVAQPKEVYQQQQFSSGGGRGSYGGRGRGGRGGAQSQNWNQGYGNYWNQGYGNQGYGYQQGYGGYGGYDYSGYGYYGYGPGYDYSQGSANYGKTPRRGGHQNNYKPY, from the exons ATGTCGGAAGCGGAGCAGCAGCTGGCGGCTGGCGCCACCCAGAACGGGCACGAAGCGGCCGAGAGCGCCGGGGAGCAGCAGGCCGAGACCGGAGGGgctccggcggcggcggcgggagctgcaggagcggcgggagcggcggcggcggctggaGCCGGCCCAGCGGCGGGAACAGCGGGCACGGCCGCCAGCCAGAATGGGGCCGAGGGCGACCAGATCAACGCCAGCAAGAACGAGGAGGACGCGGG GAAGATGTTTGTTGGTGGCCTCAGTTGGGATACAAGCAAAAAAGACTTAAAAGATTACTTCACCAAATTTGGTGAAGTAACTGACTGTACGATAAAGATGGACCCTAACACAGGAAGATCCAGAGGCTTTGGATTTATTCTCTTCAAAGAGCCTGGGAGTGTTGAAAAG GTTCTGGAACAGAAAGAACACAGACTAGATGGACGACTAATTGATCCCAAGAAGGCCATGGCAATGAAAAAGGATCcagtgaagaaaatatttgttggTGGACTAAACCCAGAAGccacagaagagaaaatcagGGAATACTTTGGAGAGTTTGGAGAG ATTGAAGCAATTGAACTGCCAATGGATCCAAAGACCAACAAAAGGAGGGGGTTTGTGTTCATCACTTTCAAGGAAGAGGATCCAGTGAAGAAGGTTTTGGAGAAGAAATTCCATAACGTCAGTGGAAGCAAG TGTGAGATTAAGGTAGCACAGCCAAAAGAAGTGTACCAGCAGCAACAGTTCAGTAGTGGCGGAGGAAGAGGTAGCTAtggaggaagaggcagaggtGGAAGAGGCGGTG CTCAAAGTCAAAATTGGAATCAAGGTTATGGCAATTACTGGAACCAGGGTTATGGGAATCAAGGATACGGCTATCAGCAAGGTTATGGTGGCTATGGAGGCTATGATTATTCAGGATATGGGTATTATGGATATGGACCAGGCTATGATTACA GTCAAGGCAGTGCAAATTATGGGAAGACACCAAGACGTGGTGGTCATCAGAATAACTACAAGCCATATTGA
- the PHYKPL gene encoding 5-phosphohydroxy-L-lysine phospho-lyase isoform X2 produces MRAAQPRSRQQTLALRRQLVGSSCKLFFSNDPLKIVKAKGQYMYDENGRQYLDCINNVAHVGHCHPDIVKAAHEQNQLLNTNSRYLHDNLVDYAERLSKTLPEKLCTFYFLNSGSEANDLALRLARQYTKHEDVIVLDHAYHGHLTSLIDISPYKFRNLEGQKEWVHVAPVPDTYRGLYREDHEDSVTAYADEVKNIIEHAHKRGRKIAAFFAESLPSVGGQIIPPAGYFQKVAEHVHKAGGVFIADEIQVGFGRVGKHFWAFQLQGEDFIPDIVTMGKPIGNGHPLACVATTKEIAEAFSATGVEYFNTFGGNPVSCAIGLAVLDVIEKEHLQAHATEVGNFLMKTLKEQQIKHPILGDVRGCGLFIGVDLIKDQAERTPATAEAEDLITRLKEKYILLSTDGPGRNVLKFKPPMCFNMEDAKFVVETIDKILTDMEKECLNQEKTSVCST; encoded by the exons ATGCGGGCGGCACAGCCGCGCTCCCGGCAGCAGACCCTGGCCCTGCGGCGGCAGCTCGTCGG CTCTTCTTGCAAGctgtttttttctaatgatCCACTGAAGATCGTGAAGGCAAAAGGCCAGTATATGTATGATGAGAATGGGAGACAGTACCTTGACTGTATAAACAATGTCGCTCATG TTGGGCACTGTCACCCTGATATAGTAAAGGCAGCCCATGAACAGAATCAATTGTTAAATACAAATTCTCGTTACCTTCATGACAACTTGGTTGATTATGCAGAAAGACTTTCAAAAACACTACCTGAGAAATTATGCACCTTCTATTTTTTGAATTCTGG ATCTGAAGCCAACGACCTTGCCCTGAGATTGGCACGGCAGTACACAAAACATGAGGATGTTATCGTTTTAGACCA TGCTTACCATGGACATCTGACATCTTTGATTGACATAAGCCCATATAAATTCAGAAATCTAGAAGGACAAAAGGAATGGGTTCATGTG GCTCCTGTTCCAGACACATACAGAGGACTTTATAGAGAAGACCATGAAGATTCAGTAACAGCCTATGCTGatgaagtaaaaaatattattgagCATGCACATAAGAGAGGCAGAAAG ATTGCTGCATTTTTTGCTGAATCTCTACCAAGTGTGGGTGGTCAAATCATTCCCCCAGCAGGCTATTTTCAGAAGGTTGCAGA GCATGTGCACAAGGCAGGAGGTGTATTTATTGCTGATGAAATTCAAGTTGGCTTTGGCAGAGTTGGCAAGCACTTCTGGGCATTCCAGCTTCAGGGAGAAGATTTTATACCTGATATTGTCACTATGGGGAAACCAATAGGAAATGGGCACCCGCTTGCTTGTGtagcaacaacaaaagaaattgCAGAAGCATTTTCAGCCACTGGAGTAGAGTATTTTAATACA TTTGGTGGAAACCCTGTTTCATGTGCCATTGGATTAGCTGTGTTAGATGTGATTGAGAAAGAACACCTTCAGGCTCATGCCACAGAGGTAGGCAACTTCTTGATGAAGACACTCAAGGAGCAGCAAATCAAGCATCCCATCCTTGGTGATGTCAG agGTTGTGGCTTATTCATTGGAGTGGACTTAATCAAAGACCAAGCAGAAAGGACTCCAGccacagcagaagcagaggatTTAATAACAAG ActtaaggaaaaatatattctacTGAGTACAGATGGGCCAGGAAGAAATGTGCTGAAATTCAAGCCCCCGATGTGCTTCAATATGGAGGATGCAAAATTTGTTGTGGAGACAATTGACAAAATACTAACAG ATATGGAAAAAGAATGTCTGAACCAAGAGAAAACATCCGTTTGTTCTACCTGA
- the PHYKPL gene encoding 5-phosphohydroxy-L-lysine phospho-lyase isoform X3, giving the protein MYDENGRQYLDCINNVAHVGHCHPDIVKAAHEQNQLLNTNSRYLHDNLVDYAERLSKTLPEKLCTFYFLNSGSEANDLALRLARQYTKHEDVIVLDHAYHGHLTSLIDISPYKFRNLEGQKEWVHVAPVPDTYRGLYREDHEDSVTAYADEVKNIIEHAHKRGRKIAAFFAESLPSVGGQIIPPAGYFQKVAEHVHKAGGVFIADEIQVGFGRVGKHFWAFQLQGEDFIPDIVTMGKPIGNGHPLACVATTKEIAEAFSATGVEYFNTFGGNPVSCAIGLAVLDVIEKEHLQAHATEVGNFLMKTLKEQQIKHPILGDVRGCGLFIGVDLIKDQAERTPATAEAEDLITRLKEKYILLSTDGPGRNVLKFKPPMCFNMEDAKFVVETIDKILTDMEKECLNQEKTSVCST; this is encoded by the exons ATGTATGATGAGAATGGGAGACAGTACCTTGACTGTATAAACAATGTCGCTCATG TTGGGCACTGTCACCCTGATATAGTAAAGGCAGCCCATGAACAGAATCAATTGTTAAATACAAATTCTCGTTACCTTCATGACAACTTGGTTGATTATGCAGAAAGACTTTCAAAAACACTACCTGAGAAATTATGCACCTTCTATTTTTTGAATTCTGG ATCTGAAGCCAACGACCTTGCCCTGAGATTGGCACGGCAGTACACAAAACATGAGGATGTTATCGTTTTAGACCA TGCTTACCATGGACATCTGACATCTTTGATTGACATAAGCCCATATAAATTCAGAAATCTAGAAGGACAAAAGGAATGGGTTCATGTG GCTCCTGTTCCAGACACATACAGAGGACTTTATAGAGAAGACCATGAAGATTCAGTAACAGCCTATGCTGatgaagtaaaaaatattattgagCATGCACATAAGAGAGGCAGAAAG ATTGCTGCATTTTTTGCTGAATCTCTACCAAGTGTGGGTGGTCAAATCATTCCCCCAGCAGGCTATTTTCAGAAGGTTGCAGA GCATGTGCACAAGGCAGGAGGTGTATTTATTGCTGATGAAATTCAAGTTGGCTTTGGCAGAGTTGGCAAGCACTTCTGGGCATTCCAGCTTCAGGGAGAAGATTTTATACCTGATATTGTCACTATGGGGAAACCAATAGGAAATGGGCACCCGCTTGCTTGTGtagcaacaacaaaagaaattgCAGAAGCATTTTCAGCCACTGGAGTAGAGTATTTTAATACA TTTGGTGGAAACCCTGTTTCATGTGCCATTGGATTAGCTGTGTTAGATGTGATTGAGAAAGAACACCTTCAGGCTCATGCCACAGAGGTAGGCAACTTCTTGATGAAGACACTCAAGGAGCAGCAAATCAAGCATCCCATCCTTGGTGATGTCAG agGTTGTGGCTTATTCATTGGAGTGGACTTAATCAAAGACCAAGCAGAAAGGACTCCAGccacagcagaagcagaggatTTAATAACAAG ActtaaggaaaaatatattctacTGAGTACAGATGGGCCAGGAAGAAATGTGCTGAAATTCAAGCCCCCGATGTGCTTCAATATGGAGGATGCAAAATTTGTTGTGGAGACAATTGACAAAATACTAACAG ATATGGAAAAAGAATGTCTGAACCAAGAGAAAACATCCGTTTGTTCTACCTGA
- the HNRNPAB gene encoding heterogeneous nuclear ribonucleoprotein A/B isoform X2: protein MSEAEQQLAAGATQNGHEAAESAGEQQAETGGAPAAAAGAAGAAGAAAAAGAGPAAGTAGTAASQNGAEGDQINASKNEEDAGKMFVGGLSWDTSKKDLKDYFTKFGEVTDCTIKMDPNTGRSRGFGFILFKEPGSVEKVLEQKEHRLDGRLIDPKKAMAMKKDPVKKIFVGGLNPEATEEKIREYFGEFGEIEAIELPMDPKTNKRRGFVFITFKEEDPVKKVLEKKFHNVSGSKCEIKVAQPKEVYQQQQFSSGGGRGSYGGRGRGGRGGGQGSANYGKTPRRGGHQNNYKPY from the exons ATGTCGGAAGCGGAGCAGCAGCTGGCGGCTGGCGCCACCCAGAACGGGCACGAAGCGGCCGAGAGCGCCGGGGAGCAGCAGGCCGAGACCGGAGGGgctccggcggcggcggcgggagctgcaggagcggcgggagcggcggcggcggctggaGCCGGCCCAGCGGCGGGAACAGCGGGCACGGCCGCCAGCCAGAATGGGGCCGAGGGCGACCAGATCAACGCCAGCAAGAACGAGGAGGACGCGGG GAAGATGTTTGTTGGTGGCCTCAGTTGGGATACAAGCAAAAAAGACTTAAAAGATTACTTCACCAAATTTGGTGAAGTAACTGACTGTACGATAAAGATGGACCCTAACACAGGAAGATCCAGAGGCTTTGGATTTATTCTCTTCAAAGAGCCTGGGAGTGTTGAAAAG GTTCTGGAACAGAAAGAACACAGACTAGATGGACGACTAATTGATCCCAAGAAGGCCATGGCAATGAAAAAGGATCcagtgaagaaaatatttgttggTGGACTAAACCCAGAAGccacagaagagaaaatcagGGAATACTTTGGAGAGTTTGGAGAG ATTGAAGCAATTGAACTGCCAATGGATCCAAAGACCAACAAAAGGAGGGGGTTTGTGTTCATCACTTTCAAGGAAGAGGATCCAGTGAAGAAGGTTTTGGAGAAGAAATTCCATAACGTCAGTGGAAGCAAG TGTGAGATTAAGGTAGCACAGCCAAAAGAAGTGTACCAGCAGCAACAGTTCAGTAGTGGCGGAGGAAGAGGTAGCTAtggaggaagaggcagaggtGGAAGAGGCGGTG GTCAAGGCAGTGCAAATTATGGGAAGACACCAAGACGTGGTGGTCATCAGAATAACTACAAGCCATATTGA